In Dethiobacter alkaliphilus AHT 1, a single window of DNA contains:
- the hisH gene encoding imidazole glycerol phosphate synthase subunit HisH, with protein MIVIIDYGMGNLRSVQNGFAQAGFATVVSADPKDLVQADGLVLPGVGAFGQARESLQAEGLDKAIYQQVAKGVPLLGICLGHQLLFDSSEEMGEHRGLGLIPGEVVPFTGEVKVPQVGWNQLSIKRKHPLLNGIKDGDYFYFVHSYYVRPKDPAVNLATADYGSEFSAVVQKDNVFGIQFHPEKSSRLGLLILKNFGELVEC; from the coding sequence ATGATTGTCATCATTGACTATGGCATGGGTAACCTCCGCAGTGTTCAAAACGGGTTTGCCCAAGCTGGTTTTGCCACGGTGGTGTCTGCGGACCCCAAAGATTTAGTACAAGCCGACGGCTTGGTGCTGCCCGGAGTAGGCGCCTTTGGTCAGGCCAGGGAGAGCTTACAGGCAGAAGGGCTGGACAAAGCTATTTATCAGCAGGTGGCCAAAGGAGTGCCCTTGTTGGGAATTTGCCTGGGTCATCAGCTGTTGTTTGACAGCAGTGAGGAAATGGGAGAACACAGGGGACTGGGTTTAATCCCCGGTGAAGTGGTGCCCTTTACCGGAGAGGTGAAGGTACCCCAGGTGGGCTGGAATCAGCTGTCCATAAAACGAAAGCATCCTTTGTTAAATGGGATTAAGGATGGCGACTATTTTTATTTTGTGCACTCATATTATGTACGTCCCAAAGACCCGGCGGTTAATCTGGCCACGGCAGATTACGGCAGTGAGTTTTCTGCTGTGGTGCAAAAAGATAACGTCTTTGGCATTCAGTTTCATCCGGAGAAGAGCAGCCGGCTGGGTTTGTTGATACTAAAAAATTTCGGGGAGCTGGTGGAATGTTAA
- the bshB1 gene encoding bacillithiol biosynthesis deacetylase BshB1 — translation MQLDILAFGAHPDDVEIGIGGTLIKHAAMGYKCGIVDLTAGEMGSNGTPEIRRKEALKAAEIMGMEVRDCLGLPDARLKVDEDSLRVVIEVIRKYQPKVVIGPYFKDRHPDHLRASQLVQEAAHLAGLWRYPADGEPHRPPVMAQFFLALDDEPTVIVDISDHYEKKMGALCAHESQFGMSEDTDWKTLVNDPAFMRMIQSRDQYVGAKIQVMYGEGIYLSEPMEQEDLMSLRGRLPKLVMERVKKDVK, via the coding sequence ATGCAGTTGGATATATTGGCCTTTGGTGCTCATCCCGATGATGTGGAGATTGGCATTGGCGGGACGTTGATTAAGCATGCGGCCATGGGTTATAAGTGTGGGATTGTGGATCTGACGGCGGGAGAGATGGGCAGTAATGGCACGCCGGAAATTCGTAGAAAAGAGGCGCTTAAGGCAGCGGAGATTATGGGTATGGAAGTGCGGGACTGCCTGGGACTGCCCGATGCCAGGCTGAAGGTGGATGAAGATAGCTTGCGGGTGGTAATTGAGGTGATTCGCAAGTACCAGCCTAAAGTGGTGATCGGGCCGTACTTTAAGGACCGGCATCCCGACCATTTGCGGGCCAGTCAGTTGGTGCAGGAAGCGGCCCATCTGGCGGGGTTGTGGCGGTATCCCGCAGACGGGGAGCCGCATCGGCCGCCGGTGATGGCACAGTTTTTCCTGGCCCTTGATGATGAGCCCACGGTGATTGTGGACATCAGTGATCATTATGAGAAGAAAATGGGGGCGCTTTGTGCCCATGAGAGCCAGTTTGGCATGTCTGAGGATACGGACTGGAAGACGCTGGTCAATGATCCGGCGTTTATGCGCATGATTCAGAGCCGGGACCAGTATGTGGGGGCCAAGATTCAGGTCATGTATGGGGAAGGTATATATCTGTCGGAGCCCATGGAGCAGGAAGACTTAATGTCCCTGAGGGGCCGGCTGCCGAAGTTGGTCATGGAAAGGGTCAAGAAGGATGTGAAGTGA
- the hisA gene encoding 1-(5-phosphoribosyl)-5-[(5-phosphoribosylamino)methylideneamino]imidazole-4-carboxamide isomerase produces the protein MLIIPAVDIRDGRCVRLVHGELDKETVYHEDPVEAAKRWEKEGAGRLHLVDLDGAFEGAMKNADIIERIVQAVKIPVQVGGGIRDVQTAADLLKRGVARVILGTVAVTEPDVVQELCKKYPGQIVVGIDAKNGYVAIRGWVEESKEKAIDLALRMAELGVKEIVYTDIHRDGTLQGPNLEALQEMAEAVPLGVIASGGVSSLEDISNLQKLEQYGVTAVIMGQALYTGNVNLAEALKITEER, from the coding sequence ATGTTAATCATCCCTGCAGTGGACATCCGTGACGGCCGCTGTGTGCGGCTGGTGCACGGGGAATTGGATAAAGAAACGGTTTATCATGAAGATCCGGTGGAGGCGGCCAAGCGCTGGGAAAAAGAGGGCGCCGGACGGCTGCACCTGGTGGATTTAGACGGAGCCTTTGAAGGCGCCATGAAAAATGCCGATATTATTGAGCGCATTGTGCAGGCGGTAAAGATTCCGGTGCAGGTGGGCGGCGGTATTCGTGACGTGCAGACTGCGGCGGATTTGCTAAAGCGCGGCGTGGCCCGGGTTATTTTAGGAACCGTGGCGGTAACCGAGCCGGATGTGGTCCAGGAGCTGTGTAAAAAGTATCCCGGCCAGATTGTGGTGGGCATTGATGCCAAAAACGGCTATGTGGCCATCCGCGGTTGGGTTGAGGAATCAAAGGAAAAAGCCATTGACCTGGCGCTGCGCATGGCAGAGCTGGGTGTAAAGGAAATTGTCTATACCGATATTCATCGCGACGGAACGCTGCAGGGGCCGAATCTGGAAGCGCTGCAGGAAATGGCCGAAGCGGTGCCCTTGGGCGTGATTGCCTCCGGTGGGGTGTCGTCACTGGAGGATATCTCTAATCTGCAGAAGCTGGAGCAGTATGGTGTTACCGCCGTGATTATGGGACAGGCACTCTATACCGGCAATGTGAACCTGGCCGAAGCCTTAAAGATTACGGAGGAGCGTTAA
- the bshA gene encoding N-acetyl-alpha-D-glucosaminyl L-malate synthase BshA: MKIGIICYPTHGGSGVVATELGKELAQRGHTVHFISYQLPFRLDRYQQNVYYHEVDMLGYPLFKYPPYTLALVNKIAELVEREGLDIIHAHYAIPHSFCAHMAREILEDCGVRVVTTLHGTDITLVGSDPSFNRITRYSIEKSDGVTAVSESLCAETVEKFGVTKPVRPIYNFINTRQVFRLPGSREQVGCPQADCKVLVHVSNFRPVKRVPDVVEVFARVRKEMNAKLLLVGDGVQRMEAQETAQRLQVQDDVRFMGTQDNIIPILSAADLFLLPSAKESFGLGALEAMACSVPVIASEAGGLPEVVVHGETGFLAPVGDVEALAGFALQALESEEKLQKMGEAARRRAEDVFDSERIVPQYEEFYREVLENRGKGC, encoded by the coding sequence ATGAAGATAGGGATTATCTGTTATCCCACCCATGGGGGCAGCGGGGTGGTGGCCACGGAGCTGGGTAAGGAACTGGCGCAGCGGGGCCATACTGTGCACTTTATTTCTTATCAGCTGCCCTTTAGATTGGATCGCTACCAGCAAAACGTTTATTACCATGAGGTGGACATGCTGGGCTATCCTTTGTTTAAGTATCCGCCCTACACTTTGGCTTTGGTCAATAAGATTGCGGAGCTGGTGGAGCGGGAGGGGCTGGATATCATTCACGCCCACTATGCCATACCTCATTCTTTTTGTGCCCATATGGCGCGGGAGATTCTGGAGGACTGCGGTGTGCGGGTGGTGACCACGCTGCACGGCACCGATATTACCCTGGTGGGCAGCGACCCTTCCTTTAACCGTATTACCCGCTACAGCATTGAAAAAAGCGATGGGGTTACGGCGGTGTCTGAGAGTTTATGCGCCGAGACGGTGGAGAAATTCGGGGTCACCAAGCCGGTTAGGCCCATTTATAATTTCATCAATACCAGGCAGGTGTTTCGCCTGCCCGGCAGCCGGGAGCAGGTGGGCTGCCCGCAGGCAGACTGTAAGGTGCTGGTGCATGTCTCCAATTTCCGGCCGGTAAAAAGGGTGCCGGACGTGGTGGAAGTGTTTGCCCGGGTGCGAAAAGAAATGAATGCCAAGCTGCTTTTAGTGGGAGACGGCGTGCAGCGAATGGAAGCGCAGGAAACGGCACAGCGGCTGCAGGTGCAGGATGATGTGCGTTTTATGGGCACCCAGGATAATATCATCCCTATACTGTCTGCGGCGGATTTGTTTCTTTTGCCTTCGGCCAAGGAAAGTTTTGGGCTGGGGGCGCTGGAGGCCATGGCCTGCAGTGTGCCGGTGATAGCTTCGGAGGCCGGTGGACTGCCGGAAGTGGTGGTGCACGGTGAGACAGGTTTTTTGGCGCCGGTGGGTGATGTGGAGGCGCTGGCCGGTTTTGCCCTGCAGGCGCTGGAAAGTGAAGAGAAGCTGCAAAAGATGGGTGAGGCGGCGCGCCGGCGGGCTGAAGATGTGTTTGACAGTGAACGGATTGTGCCGCAGTATGAAGAGTTTTACCGGGAAGTACTGGAAAACAGGGGTAAAGGTTGTTAA
- the hisZ gene encoding ATP phosphoribosyltransferase regulatory subunit, with translation MNDKMKRLLTPEGVRDLLPGLARQKRELEGKIQEIFGRWGYREVATPAFEYSANFVAEMKADLEDKVYRFPDERGRTLVLRPDFTLPLARVAATHLAGGPKPLRLCYGGSIYRYASSQQGKQREQTQAGVELIGIAGAGADAEVMALAADVLQELGLQEFTLCLGHAGFLETLLNAHGVEAEDRENIIVYFNKKDFVSLKEMVGSLDISQEAKDAILRVPHLRGGKEVLEAAAALVPAGEAAGPLAVLEEAWDVLEDYGVTRFITLDLGLVRMMDYYTGIVFEGYTGGLGYPICGGGRYDQLLENFGPELPAVGFALNIDHLLTKLQRLKKLAPQNRPVFVGYGEDGRAAALLAAQRLRQAGDEVLVDMAPRSAEEAKELGLKLGAAQLIYHSADNTETFRLADEGRNAGC, from the coding sequence ATGAATGATAAAATGAAACGACTGCTGACGCCGGAAGGTGTCCGCGATTTGCTGCCCGGTTTGGCGCGGCAGAAGCGGGAACTGGAAGGAAAGATTCAGGAGATCTTTGGCCGATGGGGATACCGGGAGGTAGCCACACCGGCCTTTGAGTATAGTGCCAACTTTGTGGCGGAGATGAAGGCGGATCTGGAGGACAAGGTATATCGTTTTCCTGATGAACGGGGGCGCACTTTGGTGCTGCGTCCGGATTTTACGCTGCCTTTGGCCCGGGTGGCGGCCACCCATTTGGCGGGGGGGCCAAAGCCGCTGAGGTTGTGTTACGGCGGCAGTATTTACCGCTACGCCTCGTCGCAGCAGGGCAAGCAGCGGGAGCAGACCCAGGCCGGAGTGGAGCTTATAGGTATTGCCGGTGCCGGAGCCGATGCGGAAGTGATGGCGCTGGCCGCCGATGTGCTGCAGGAGTTGGGTTTGCAGGAATTTACCCTGTGTCTGGGCCATGCCGGATTTTTGGAGACTCTCCTTAATGCCCATGGGGTGGAGGCAGAGGACCGGGAAAATATTATTGTTTACTTTAATAAAAAGGACTTTGTGTCCTTAAAGGAAATGGTGGGGTCGCTGGACATTAGCCAGGAGGCCAAGGATGCCATTTTGCGCGTTCCCCATTTGCGCGGCGGCAAAGAGGTGCTGGAGGCTGCGGCGGCGCTGGTGCCCGCTGGCGAGGCGGCGGGGCCGCTGGCGGTCTTGGAAGAGGCCTGGGATGTGCTGGAGGATTACGGCGTCACCCGGTTTATTACTTTGGATTTAGGCCTGGTGCGGATGATGGACTATTACACCGGCATTGTCTTTGAGGGCTATACCGGTGGTTTGGGTTATCCCATCTGCGGCGGCGGACGTTATGATCAGCTGTTGGAAAACTTCGGGCCGGAATTGCCGGCGGTGGGCTTTGCTCTAAACATTGACCATCTGCTGACCAAGCTGCAGCGGCTGAAAAAACTGGCGCCACAGAACCGGCCGGTGTTTGTGGGCTACGGTGAAGACGGCCGGGCGGCGGCGCTTTTGGCGGCACAAAGGCTGCGCCAGGCCGGAGATGAAGTGCTGGTGGATATGGCGCCGCGCAGTGCAGAGGAAGCAAAAGAGCTGGGACTAAAGCTGGGTGCGGCTCAGCTAATATATCATAGTGCGGACAACACGGAGACGTTTCGTTTGGCCGACGAGGGGAGGAATGCGGGATGTTAG
- the hisB gene encoding imidazoleglycerol-phosphate dehydratase HisB, with the protein MKKREAVINRKTGETEIELKLELDGQGRANLETGVPFFEHMLTLFSRHGFFDLEINAEGDLPVDAHHLVEDVGLVLGDAFDEALGDKAGIRRYGSVILPMDEALVLVAVDLSGRPYLGFELPLGASRLGNFETELVEEFLRAFVNRAKCTLHVRLLTGTNTHHIVEAAFKGLGRALDEAVGLDPRVEGIPSTKGVL; encoded by the coding sequence TTGAAGAAAAGGGAAGCGGTAATTAATCGCAAAACCGGAGAGACGGAAATCGAGCTGAAGCTGGAGTTAGACGGCCAGGGCCGGGCAAACCTGGAGACTGGGGTGCCGTTTTTTGAACATATGCTGACTTTGTTTTCCCGTCACGGTTTTTTTGATTTAGAGATTAACGCCGAGGGCGATTTACCGGTGGATGCTCACCACCTGGTGGAAGATGTGGGCCTGGTGCTGGGCGATGCCTTTGATGAGGCGCTGGGTGATAAAGCAGGTATCCGGCGGTACGGTTCGGTGATTTTGCCTATGGATGAGGCGCTGGTGCTGGTGGCGGTGGACTTGTCGGGTCGGCCGTATTTGGGCTTTGAGCTGCCTTTGGGCGCATCACGGTTGGGGAATTTCGAAACGGAACTGGTGGAAGAATTTTTGCGGGCCTTTGTGAACCGGGCCAAATGTACGCTGCATGTGCGGTTACTTACGGGAACCAATACCCACCATATTGTGGAGGCGGCCTTTAAAGGGCTGGGCCGGGCGCTGGATGAGGCTGTGGGGCTTGACCCGCGGGTAGAGGGAATTCCGTCTACCAAGGGAGTATTATAA
- the hisD gene encoding histidinol dehydrogenase, with product MLREFDGRTFRETFTRAGFDDYPEATQAVRDILAEVNQRGDEAVLEYTRKFDGVELETLLVSEEEFAAAEEAVDPEVRQSLVEAAENIRDFHRRQVQNSWLEHQADGVALGQRVTAVEKAGAYVPGGGAAYPSSVLMTVIPARVAGVEKVVLVTPPQAGGEINPYTLVAAKIAGADAVYKCGGAQAVAALAYGTETVPKVDKIVGPGNLYVTLAKREVSGMVGIDMLAGPSEVLVVADASARADFVAADLLSQAEHDVMAASYCVTTSARLALDLQKELKRQCAQLERCDVARESLQQQGALVIVDSLDEALEIVNELAPEHLELQLSEPWEALGKVKNAGAVFVGPYTPEPVGDYWAGPNHVLPTAGAGRFSSVLSVDDFVKKTSVIYYSPQALLKSAQKIEGLARVEGLTAHGQAVKIRREYLEEKGSGN from the coding sequence ATGCTAAGGGAATTTGACGGCCGGACATTTCGGGAGACCTTTACCCGGGCCGGCTTTGATGATTACCCCGAGGCCACCCAGGCGGTAAGGGATATCTTAGCTGAGGTTAATCAGCGCGGCGACGAAGCGGTGCTGGAGTACACCAGGAAGTTTGACGGTGTGGAGCTGGAAACGCTTTTGGTCAGTGAAGAGGAGTTTGCCGCCGCAGAAGAGGCGGTGGACCCTGAGGTGCGGCAGAGCCTGGTGGAGGCTGCGGAAAATATCCGTGACTTTCACCGGCGGCAGGTGCAAAACTCCTGGCTGGAACACCAGGCTGACGGGGTGGCGCTGGGGCAGAGAGTGACGGCGGTGGAGAAGGCCGGAGCCTATGTTCCCGGCGGAGGGGCTGCCTATCCTTCCTCGGTTTTGATGACGGTAATTCCGGCCCGGGTGGCCGGGGTAGAAAAAGTGGTGCTGGTAACTCCGCCGCAGGCCGGGGGAGAGATAAACCCGTATACGCTGGTGGCTGCAAAGATTGCCGGGGCCGATGCGGTGTACAAGTGCGGCGGCGCCCAGGCGGTGGCGGCACTGGCCTACGGGACGGAGACGGTGCCCAAAGTGGATAAGATTGTGGGGCCGGGCAATTTATATGTGACGCTGGCCAAACGGGAAGTCTCGGGGATGGTGGGCATTGATATGTTGGCCGGACCCAGTGAGGTGCTGGTGGTGGCCGATGCCTCGGCGAGGGCCGACTTTGTGGCGGCGGATTTGTTGTCCCAGGCGGAGCATGATGTGATGGCTGCTTCCTACTGTGTGACCACATCAGCCAGGCTGGCCTTGGATTTGCAAAAGGAGTTGAAGCGCCAGTGTGCACAGCTGGAGCGCTGTGATGTGGCCCGGGAATCGCTGCAACAGCAAGGCGCTTTGGTGATTGTGGATTCTTTGGATGAAGCGCTGGAGATAGTAAACGAGCTGGCACCGGAGCATTTGGAGCTGCAGCTTTCAGAGCCCTGGGAAGCGCTGGGTAAGGTGAAAAATGCCGGCGCTGTCTTTGTGGGGCCCTATACGCCGGAGCCGGTGGGTGACTACTGGGCCGGGCCCAACCATGTGCTGCCCACCGCCGGAGCGGGGCGTTTTTCCTCGGTGCTGTCGGTGGATGATTTTGTGAAGAAGACCAGTGTAATTTATTACTCGCCGCAGGCACTTTTAAAGTCGGCCCAAAAGATTGAAGGGTTGGCCCGGGTGGAGGGGCTCACGGCCCATGGACAGGCGGTAAAGATCAGGAGGGAGTACCTTGAAGAAAAGGGAAGCGGTAATTAA
- the hisG gene encoding ATP phosphoribosyltransferase codes for MLAANDWLTIALAKGRILPPTLDLFEAAGINCDEVREESRKLIFTLEEHKLRFIMAKPTDIPTYVEYGVADLGVVGKDVLMEQDKELYELLDLGIGPCRLSVARKAGCEDFSGGYVATKYPRTAERHFQGQGKQFEVIKLHGSIELAPLLNLADVIVDLVSTGKTLVENNLVETETIAYITSRLVANPGSYQVKGGRVMDLVNRLEQVLDVNEVKPC; via the coding sequence ATGTTAGCTGCCAATGACTGGTTGACCATAGCTTTGGCCAAGGGAAGAATCCTGCCGCCCACATTGGATTTGTTTGAAGCTGCGGGCATTAACTGTGACGAGGTGCGGGAAGAATCGCGCAAGCTGATTTTTACCCTGGAAGAACATAAACTGCGTTTCATCATGGCCAAACCCACCGATATCCCCACCTATGTGGAGTATGGCGTGGCGGATTTGGGCGTGGTGGGCAAAGACGTATTGATGGAGCAGGACAAGGAACTCTATGAGCTCCTTGACCTGGGTATCGGGCCCTGCCGTTTGTCGGTGGCCAGAAAGGCGGGGTGTGAGGACTTTAGCGGCGGTTATGTGGCCACTAAATATCCGCGGACGGCGGAGCGGCATTTTCAGGGGCAGGGCAAGCAGTTTGAGGTGATTAAGCTGCACGGCTCCATTGAGCTGGCGCCGCTTTTGAATCTGGCCGATGTAATTGTGGATTTGGTGTCCACCGGAAAGACGCTGGTGGAAAACAACCTGGTGGAAACGGAAACCATCGCCTATATTACCTCCCGGCTGGTGGCCAACCCCGGCAGTTACCAGGTAAAGGGCGGCCGGGTTATGGATTTGGTAAACCGGCTGGAGCAGGTGCTGGACGTAAATGAGGTGAAACCATGCTAA